A stretch of DNA from Enterococcus gilvus ATCC BAA-350:
GCTGGAGGAGGGGACTGTTTTATCTGATTCTCTTATGCTTTCTGTTTGAGACTCTTTTGATTGAACCATCGAACTGTTCTCTGCGGACTTCTCTATCGATCCTGTGCTCGATTCCGTGCTAGTGATTTCATTTGCCAAGGCTTTTCCGTAACTTAAATTGGCAATTTGTAAAAAGACGAGCAATTTGTAAAAAGACGAGCACTCCGATCAAGAGTACACGGCATACTACATTTTTCCTTTTTTTCTTTCTTATGTTATTCAATTTAGTCACCTTCTTTTTGTAATCCTTTCAGTAAGGCCAGTATAATTCATAAAAAAAACGCACTCTTCACTATAAATAATGCTCTTAATTAGTGAAGGATGCTAAAAACACTGTTACAGCAATGCTTTCACAATACGAAAATTAACTACCCTTTTTCTTAATAATTTTTAACCGATAATAATAGTTTTTAAGGAGAAAATAGTGAATACCTAATGGTGAATGGAAAGACAATCTGTTTTGTCGTAAATGATAAATAGTCAAGATGGGGGAATACTAGAGAGGATGTTAACAGATTGAACGTTCCAATCTGATTGAACAAAAAACACAAGAAAACCGATATCAAATAAGTTTTTTGTCTTTTTTAGTTATTTTGCAGCTTCCTGAGGTCTTTGATATCAGCGATCTTGTCAGTGCTTTGAGAAATGGATGGGGAGTTCATCTTCTTGTGCCTCTGTTTAAACCACTTAGAAAACTTTTTCATTTGAGTACATTTTCATACCAACATTATTATTGAGGTGGATCAGCCTCTCCTTGATTTTAAAATGCATCGTATATTCCACATCTACCGGTAAGATGACTTTCTCTACGGTTCGCATGATTCGTCAGTTCCTTTACTGATAAAACCTTTTTAGTGATTTTGATAATTTGTACATCACTAGCATTTAAAAAAATGAATCTATCCACCAAATGATGCCGAATAAAACTAAGCCGCGATCTGAGAAACAAGGTTGGCTATGTTTAGCGATCAGTGCTATGTTTTTAGGAATTGAGAGTGTGTATGGATATAAGAAAAAGCCTCTTAAAAAGAGGCTTTGAGTGAATGCAGCTTTCATTTAGTTAAACGTGGCTACTCCGATACATTTCCAGCGACGATCCCTTGAAACCCATTGGTCAAAGCCGCATTCTCTGTCAGACGGAAATGCAGAGCGCCGTCGGGCATCCCTTGATTTTGCATGGAGACTAGCACGACCGGCTGATCATTGGTAAAGCCAAAGAGGTAGACGTGTCGGCTCATGCTCGCTTTGGGTGATCCCGTCTGCGCATCTGAATAGGCAGCGACGATACTGTATTCCGCAGAAGACTCGCCTGTTTCGGACCATTCACTAGAAACGATGATATCATTTATGGCTATCGGCATTTTAGCATTCGCTCCGACCACTTCACTAGGAAATTGCACGCCGTAGTAATTCACATTATTGTTCGGCTGGTACGCGCCATAGGTTTGCCCCATCTCTTGTCCCCAGCCAGTCATAAATGAGTCCAATGTACCTGATTTTTCAGCATTCCAGGCTGTTTCTGGCTCAGAAATGGTTTCACTTGTACTTTCTATTGATTGACTGGTCGATGACGTTGTACTAGTTATACTGCTGGTTGTTATGTTTGATTGTTTAGTGGAAGATATGGTCGTAGAAATCGATGTTTGCGACGTACTGCTATTTTTAGTAGTCGTATCCTCGCTTTTACTACACCCAGATAAGGCCAATAAACCTATTAAAACACCCATACTAATAACTGAATTTTTCATCTAATCGCTCCTCTAGCTTGATTGTTATAGGATTATAATAACAATAAATCCAATGAATCAGGAAGCTTTTTTTTATTCAATTAGAAAAAACTCGCACATTCGTGTATTGTCTATCATTGTTATTTCATAGCAACGCAATGAAGGCATAAAAATCCCTATTCTACTTAGAAACGGTTCTGTATTTCTAAGTAGAATAAGGGATTCTTTTATTTTATCGTATCTAACCATTGGATCAGCCGCTGTGCTACTTGCTGATTTTGATCGTTGATCGTAGACTTTCCGTCTCCTTTTTGATGCCCATAAGCACCAAATCCAGCATGGTTTCCTCCAACGATTTCTTGATACTCTGTTGCCTCAGGTAAATTCTTTTTGGCTTTCTGATAGGCCTCTTTATCCAGGACATGATCATTCTCACCAGTCAGAGACAACACAGGAATTTCACTATCCGCTAAACGACCTTTCTCATCAGGATAACTCGCCAAGAAGAATACGCCTTTTAAGTTGTCAGAATGATCTTTCGCAAACCGACTCGCCATCACACCGCCTAATGAATGGCCCCCCATGATGAAGGGACGTTTCGGCTGTTCCTTAAGCACCTTTTCGCCACGATCCGGCGCAAGCACAGCCAAATCAAGCGGCATTTTCATGATATAAACGGGATAGCCCGCATCTGCCAACTCCTTCGCCCAGACACTGTAGCTTTCCGGTTCGACTAGCGCACCTGGATAAAAAATAACCATTGGTTTTGACGTGTCTTTTGAAGGGAAGTATAACCAGTCAGGTTCCTCCTTGGCCTGTTTGCCCACCTGTTCTGCTTGAGATGTGGGAGAATAAGTTTGTGTTTTTACATAAGTGATGCCCCCGACGATGACAATAACTATTGCTATCAATACCGCCAGAAGAATCTTCTTCCATTTTTTCAACGCAATCGTCCCTTTCTTATGTTCGTTGTTATCATATCATTTTCGCTAAGCTGCTGGAAATCTTTGAGCCTCTGACACTATCGCTTTAAAAGGGCTCAAAAAATTCTTACTAATAGATGTAAGTTCAGACATAACCTTTTATTGCTCCCTCAGCTTTTTCCTAAACTATTTTCTTACGCATATATTTTAATTTTTGCAAAAAGCTGAGGATACCCGAAATATCAAGCATTCGATACCTCTTAATAAATTTCATCTCATATAAATTTTTTTTATCGTTACCCAATGTTTTGACTATAGTTTGCCCGCCCTTTTATACTTCGTGAGCAATCAAATTTTAGGAGGATTTATTTATGATTACAGGTTTAAACCTATTAAACAACCCTTTTCTAAATAAAGGGACTGCTTTTACTAAAGAAGAACGCGCAAAATACGGCATCACTGGTATGCTTCCTAGCACTGTTCAAACATTAGAACAACAAGCCGTTCAAGCGTATGGACAATACCTAAGCAAACCATCTGATTTGGAAAAACGTATTTTCTTAATGAACATCTTCAACACAAACCGCACATTGTTTTATAAATTAATGGGTCAACATATCGTTGAATTCATGCCAATCGTTTATGATCCAGTTGTTGCGGATTCCATCGAACAATACAACGAAATCTTCGTTGAACCACAAGACGCTGCTTTCTTATCAATCGATGATCCAGAAAGCATCAAAGACAGCTTGAAAAATGCTGCTGACGGCCGCGATATTCGTTTGATCGTTGTGACTGACGCAGAAGGAATCTTAGGTATGGGCGACTGGGGTGTCAACGGTGTGGATATCGCCATCGGTAAATTAATGGTTTACACGGCTGCAGCGGGTATCAACCCTGCGCAAGTTTTACCTGTTTCAATCGATGCTGGTACAAACAACGAAACATTATTGAACAACCCGCTTTACTTAGGAAACCGCCACGAACGTGTGACAGGCGACACTTACTACGACTTCATCGACCAATTCGTTGAATCAGCATCAGATCTTTTCCCTGAATTACTATTACACTGGGAAGACTTCGGACGCGGCAATGCAGCAAACATTTTAGAAAAATACCAAGACAAAATCACGACCTTCAATGATGATATCCAAGGTACTGGTATCGTTGTTCTTGCTGGTGTTTTAGGCGGATTGAACATTTCTGGTGAAGCCTTGAAAGATCAAACGATCTTGACATTTGGTGCTGGTACAGCCGGTGTCGGTATTGCAAATATTCTATTAAAAGAAATGGTTCGCCAAGGAACACCTGAAGAAGAAGCACGCAAACACTTCTACCAAGTCGACAAACAAGGCTTGTTGTTTGAAGATACAGAAGGCTTGACACCTGGTCAAATCCCATTTGCTAGAAAACGTGGCGAATTTACAAATAGCGAAGAATTAACAAACTTAGAAGCCGTTGTTAAAGAAATCCACCCAACAATCATGATCGGTACATCTACTCAACCAGGTGCCTTCAGTGAAACAGTCATCAAAGAAATGGCTGCACACACACCTCGCCCAATCATTATGCCTTTATCAAACCCAACAAAATTAGCTGAAGCAACTGCTGAAGACCTAATTAACTGGACAGATGGTAAAGCATTGATCGGAACAGGTATTCCTGCTGCTGATGTGGAATACAACGGCGTGACGTACCAAATCGGACAAGCAAACAATGCCTTGATGTACCCTGGTCTTGGCCTAGGCTTGATCGCTTCTACGTCTACTCGTGTCAATGATGAAATCATTTCTCAAGCAAGCCGCGCACTTGGCGGAATCGTTGACGTAACAAAACCTGGTGCATCAATCTTGCCTCCAGTTGCGAAATTAACGGAATTCTCACAAATCATTGCGGAAACAGTGGTTAAATCAGTTGTTGACCAAAAATTGAACCGTGAAGAAATCTCAGATGTAAAATCCGCTGTTGAAGCAGCGAAATGGGCTCCAGAATACAAAGACTAATCCCGAATCAGCTTCCCCTCTCTCTTAAATGATTCGTTTAGATATAGATAGAAACAACTCTCTTAGATGAGGGAGTAGATGTGACTCTACTCCCCATTTTTATGAATTCAACCAACGTTTTACTAAAGAAAGGATCTTTAAAAAATGACACAAAAAGATACATCAGCTGCTACGCCAGTTGAAGAAAAAAAGACCAGCTTCTGGTCAACAAAAATCAGCGGTGTGAGTTTGCCTATCTACTTGATCATGGTCGTTGTCTTGATCGTGGCGATGGCGTTAGGAAAATTACCGACAAATATGATCGGACCAATCGCGATTCTTGTTATTTTTGGGAACTTATTCCATTTTATCGGCAACAAAATCCCTATCGTTAAAAGTTATCTTGGCGGCGGTTCTGTTTTTGCGATCTTTGCTTCTGCCGCAATCGCAACGTTCGGAATCTTACCTGACGCAGTGGTAAAATCAACAGAAAACTTCGTGACAAACATGGGCTTCTTAGATTTTTACATTGCTGCTTTGATCACCGGTAGTATTTTAGGAATGAACCGCAAACTATTGATGAAGGCATCTGTTCGTTTTATTCCTGTTGCTCTTATTTCAATGATCGTTTCTTTCTTTGCCGTTGGACTTGTTGGTATGCTGATCGGTAAAGGGTTTGCGAACTCTGTCTTGTACATTTCATTGCCTGCTATGGCTGGCGGTGTGGGTGCTGGCGCCGTGCCATTATCAACGATTTATGCACATGTTTTAGGAACCGATGCTTCTGCCATCATCTCTCGTTTGATCCCGGCAACTGCTATGACCAACGTTTTAGCAATCATTGGTGCTGCGTTAGTCGCGCGTGCTGGACAATCGTTGCCTAAATTAAACGGTAACGGAAAATTGATGGAAAAAGGCGACCTTGGCGATGGCAAACCTCGCGAAGTGAAACCAGATATCGCTCAATTGGGTGTTGGTTTGATGGTTGCTTTGTCCTTCTTCATCTTAGGACAAATCTGTAACTTCTTCGTTCCAAAGATCCATGCCTACGCATTTATGATCATCATCGTTGTTATTTGTAAAATCACGAACATCTTGCCTGAATATTATGAAGACGCAGCAATCATGTTCAATAATTTGATCGTTAAAAACCTAACTGCCGCTGTTTTAGCCGGTATTGGTATTGCGTTATTGAACTTGAACGTGTTAGCTTCTGCATTAACATGGCAATTTGTTGTTTTATGTTTAACAAGTGTGGTTGTGATCTCCCTTGTTTCTGGATTCGTCGGACGCCTCTTTGGGTTGTACCCTATCGAATCGACCATTACTGCCGGTCTATGTAACAACTCCATGGGCGGTACTGGTAACGTGGCTGTATTATCTGCCGCAAACCGCATGGAATTGATTGCTTTCGCTCAAATGGGGAACCGTCTTGGCGGTGCGATCGTACTGATCATTTCAGGATTCCTTATGCAGCTATTCTCTTAATCTACTAGTTAGTTCTATTCTCCCTCTCTTTTAACCATAGAAACATTAGATAAAAAAAGAACAAAGCGCGTTGACTCTACCATCAATGCGCTTTGTTCTTTTTATTTTAGTTAAGAAGCTAATGAAGACGTGACAACCAGTTATTCTATGTCTAAAAACATGATCCGTTCTCCATTTTCAGGATCGTATTTTCCGCTGTCGATGAACCCAAAGCGTTGGTAATAGGGAAGAATTTTCTCATTTTCATCGTGGATACTCAAATAGATTCGACGGACTCCATACTTTTGCCTCATGAATTGAAGGATTATCGGGATAAACCGTGTGCCGTAGCCTTTTCCTTGAAATTGCGCGTCGATCATCAAGCGATCTAGCCACATCTCCTCCTCTTGCTTTGCACCGATCATTGAAAAACCCACAAGAAGTTCCCCATCGTATAGAGCGAGAGGCTGCCAATGAAGGGATACGTCGTAAGCCGCTTCTAATAAGGATCGCGCATTACTTTCGATAAATCCTTTCTGATTCTTTGCGACGGTAAGACCACAGACAGCTCGCCAATTGGGTTCGCCTACCTCTTTGATCGTTAAGCCCATTCTTTCGTCCCTCCTTTATCTTTTACCTGCTTTCACAGTAACAAATAGAGAAAGAAACAGCAATCGGCGCACCGATTGCTGTTTCTTTTAATAGTCGGTAGTTCTTCTTATCAAACGACCGCGGAACGTTCGTTGCTGTAATTTAAATAGATTTTTTCTCGAACAATTTCTTCCAACGTATCAACGACTTTGTGGATGTCTTCATAGGAAGTGTACAAGGCGATCGGCGCTAAGCGAATGACATTGGGTTCACGAAAATCAGGAACTACGTGATGATCTCTCAATGCCGCCGCAATTCGATAGGCTTCACGATGGACCACACATACATGCCCGCCACGAAGAGAATCTTCCTGCTTATTTGTATAAGAATAGCCATAGGCGGTCAATCGTTCATCGATCAAATACATAAGGTACGCCGTTTTAGCCAGTGAAACTTCTCTGATTGTCGCAATTCCAACCGCCTTAAAAACCTGCAATGACCCTTCCAGCGTCGCCATCGAGAAGAGTGCGGGGGAACCAATCTGCCAACCACTCGCATCTGGTTGATGTTCAAACTGTTGCTTCAACTGAAATTGCGTGTCGTTTCGATTTCCAAACCAGCCAGCCAAGCCTGGTGTTTGTTGAAAGTGCTTTTGATTGATGTAGAGGCCCGCAGTTGATCCAAAGCCGCCATTCAAGTATTTATACGTACACCACACAGCAAAATCCGGTTGAATCACTGAAAAGTCGATTTCGACTGCGCCGATCCCATGGCAGAGATCAAAGCCAATAAGGATACCTCTTTTGTGGGCTTCTTCCGTCAGGCGTTTCATATCCAGCAGTTGCGCACTCCGATAGAGGACCGCCGGCAGCAGGATGACTGCGACATCCTCTGTCATCGCCTCGATCATCGCCTCTTCATCAATAAATTGCCCGTCTGTACTTGGCACTACCTTCACGCCCTCTGCTGCTGAATACCCCTTTAGCTGAACGATGCTTTCCACCGCATACCGATCCGTAGGAAAATTTAAATCATCGATCAAAATTTTATATTTCTTCGCTGTTGGGTGATAAAAAGTTGCCAATGCCTGATGGATATTCGCTGTCGTACTTCCAGTCACGGTGACCTCCTTTGCTGAGGCACAGATCAACGGCGCCATCAGATCCGCGATTTTCTCACTGTAGCGATAAAGGTCATTCCACGCACGCACCCCTTCCACCTTCCAGCGCTCAATCATTTTCTCTAAACTTTCAACGGCTGGTTTAGAGGCCATACCTAAAGAATTTCCATCCATGTAAATCTCGTTCTCTTGGAGAAAGAACTCCTTACGATAGTCTCGTAATTCATCCTTTAAATCCATTGCTTTGGCAAATTCGATGCCCTTTTCAAATGTTCGTTCCATCGTCATCCACGCTCCATTAATCAAATTTTCCTACCAGAAACGGATGCATTCAGTTATAATACACTCAATGCTCGTCTGATAACGTCCTTACTCAAAATTGTACCCATCTGCTCCGTCTTTTTATATACGATAACCAATAGATTTCGGGCTCTATTTTTATTAAATAAGGAAAATGAAGGATTTTTTTAGCATAAATAAAGGAGACTCTTTCATGCTTGACCAAACAGATTTGAAACTTTTAAAACTACTTTCAAAAAACAGCCGAACAACGGTAAAAAATCTTTCAAAAGAAGTCGCTCTTTCCGAACCAAGTGTAAAAACACGCATTCAGCGCTTGATGGATGAAGAGATTTTAAACGCATTTACTGTTGATATCGACTATAAAAAACTTGGCTACACCCTGCCATTGTTCGTTAAAATCAGTGATCTGACGATTCCAGCACAAAAATTTGTTTCTATCGTCGAGGAAATCAGTGCCTTTGTTTCTATTTATGCCGTAACCGGAGAAGAAAACTATATTCTTTTCGGTCATGCACGTTCCGTTAGCGAGGTGGAGGAGATTCTTTCCAAGTTGATGGCTTATGGGAAAGTTTCTACGTCGATTATTTTAGAAGAAAAAAATAACAAGAAATTCATTGATGACCTCTAAAAAAGACCGATCGCCAGCGTTAGATTTCAATCTAACATTGGCGGTCGGTCTATCTTTTTAATAAAGAGCCTACTCTATTGAATGGTTTCTTTGTTTTCACGCATAAAGATCGCTGCACCTACAGCACCGATCAGCACGATGGTTCCAGCTACGTAACAAATCTGGATCAGTCCCTTATCAAAGGCATTCACCACTACCTTTTGCAATTCGTGGGCAAAAGGTGCGTTCTTTAATGCCTCTGAGAACACGATTTGATGACCAGAGAAAGGCCCGGCATTGATCAAGCTGGTGGTCAATTTTTCTGGCAAGTGCATTGATGCGGCATGCTGATTAAGGACAGCCGCGTAACGGTTTGCCTCTACTAAGCCTAGGATCACCACCCCAAAGCTGGTACCAAATTGTCGGAAGACGTTCAACAAGCCTGAAGCCATCCCCATCTCATGAGGCGCGACCCCTTCTAACCCAGCGGAGTTCAATACCGGGTTCACGATCCCGTTGGCGATCCCGATCATCACTAGCGTTGGCCACAATTGTGCATACCCCATCGTAGGGGAAAGCTGACCGATCAAGAAAAGAAAACCGGCGCCGCTGACCAATAAGCCCGCAACGATCATCCATTTTTTCGAGAATTTATTTCCCAGAATCCCAACTACGGGTCCTAAAATCAAGGACCAGACAGATAGTGCCAATTGACGAATCCCCGTGTCAAAGGCAGACCAGCCAATATAGTTCTGCATCAATACTGTTAAGTACGTATTAAACGCATAAATTCCTGAACCTAGCGCAAAAGCAACGATCACGGACCCGACAAAGTTGATATTCTTGAACATCTTCAGGTTCATCATAGGACTTTCGACCTTTGATTCGACAAAGATAAATAACGCTAAGAACACGACCGCTAAAAGCATCCAGCCACCAACGTGAGGATTTGTCCAACCCCAATTGATGTGTGTTTCCTTTTCGATCAAGCCATAGATCGCACTAAATAATGCTGCGGCAGACAAAATCATCCCAAGAAAATCAATTTTCTGATCTTTTCCGTAGCTTGGCGTCTCATTTACATAACGCATCGTCATTAAAACAGCGATGATCCCGATCGGCAAATTGATAAAGAAAATCGATTCCCAACCAAAGGTATCCACCAATAAGCCGCCCACCAATGGCCCAGAAGCGGAAGATAGTCCAATAACCGACCCTAAGATCCCCAACGCTAACCCACGTTGCTTGCCATCAAAATTTGAAGCAACTAACGCCATTGACAGAGACATCATGCCTGCTCCACCGATGGCTTGGATTCCCCGTCCGATGTCTAGAACCAGCAAAGTCGGTGCAAAGCCGTTCACTACTGAAGCAATGACGAATAAAATCAAGCTTGCCAAAAAGACTTTCTTTCGCCCGTACATATCTCCCATTTTTGACACGATCAGCAACGTGACCGCGAATACTAATGTGTAGGCATTCAGCACCCACTGTAATTGTGTAAATGGCGCATCGAAGGCCTTTTGCATTGTTGGCAACGCCACGTTTACTACCGTCACGTCCAAAAGTCCCATAAAGACGCCCAAAGACATCGCGACTAATGAGAACCATTTTTTTGAAGAATTTTCCATAAATTGTTTGCACCCCTAGTTATAAGTATCAAGCTGCTGAGCAGAATTCTTTCGATCAGCAAGCTGTTTATTGATCCATGTTAATTTTGTTTTGGCTAATTGGATATCCAATTCATAGGCTTCGGCCAAAATACGAAAGCGTTCCTTGTTTTCTGGAAAACGCGCCTGATGCTCTGTCATATCCTTTTGCGCGTGTTGATAAAAATCCAAATCCTTTTCAATAAATGACTGAAATTCCTCTAATATTGCTAGTTGCTCCGTTAGCGACACGCTATCCAACGAACGCAGCTTGAAGTGAATCCTGTCATTTCGCTTCGCGTCCGAAGGGATTTTTTCCTTCATCAATTCAATGAATCGGTCCACACCCGACGCGGTGATATGCCATAATTTCATTTTTCGGCCTTCTTCATGGACCGTGGAGGTGACGAGCCCTTCTTTCTCTAGCCGTTCCAGTGAAGGATACAAGACCCCGCTGGACACTTTTCGCATCGGCTGCAAGGCAGATCCGACAATTTTTTGAAGCTTGTAGCCGGTCTTATCGCCAGTAATCAGTGAACCTAAAAGTAGTAAATCGTACATATTATCCCCCTTCCTGA
This window harbors:
- a CDS encoding DUF4767 domain-containing protein, whose product is MKNSVISMGVLIGLLALSGCSKSEDTTTKNSSTSQTSISTTISSTKQSNITTSSITSTTSSTSQSIESTSETISEPETAWNAEKSGTLDSFMTGWGQEMGQTYGAYQPNNNVNYYGVQFPSEVVGANAKMPIAINDIIVSSEWSETGESSAEYSIVAAYSDAQTGSPKASMSRHVYLFGFTNDQPVVLVSMQNQGMPDGALHFRLTENAALTNGFQGIVAGNVSE
- a CDS encoding alpha/beta family hydrolase encodes the protein MKKWKKILLAVLIAIVIVIVGGITYVKTQTYSPTSQAEQVGKQAKEEPDWLYFPSKDTSKPMVIFYPGALVEPESYSVWAKELADAGYPVYIMKMPLDLAVLAPDRGEKVLKEQPKRPFIMGGHSLGGVMASRFAKDHSDNLKGVFFLASYPDEKGRLADSEIPVLSLTGENDHVLDKEAYQKAKKNLPEATEYQEIVGGNHAGFGAYGHQKGDGKSTINDQNQQVAQRLIQWLDTIK
- a CDS encoding malolactic enzyme gives rise to the protein MITGLNLLNNPFLNKGTAFTKEERAKYGITGMLPSTVQTLEQQAVQAYGQYLSKPSDLEKRIFLMNIFNTNRTLFYKLMGQHIVEFMPIVYDPVVADSIEQYNEIFVEPQDAAFLSIDDPESIKDSLKNAADGRDIRLIVVTDAEGILGMGDWGVNGVDIAIGKLMVYTAAAGINPAQVLPVSIDAGTNNETLLNNPLYLGNRHERVTGDTYYDFIDQFVESASDLFPELLLHWEDFGRGNAANILEKYQDKITTFNDDIQGTGIVVLAGVLGGLNISGEALKDQTILTFGAGTAGVGIANILLKEMVRQGTPEEEARKHFYQVDKQGLLFEDTEGLTPGQIPFARKRGEFTNSEELTNLEAVVKEIHPTIMIGTSTQPGAFSETVIKEMAAHTPRPIIMPLSNPTKLAEATAEDLINWTDGKALIGTGIPAADVEYNGVTYQIGQANNALMYPGLGLGLIASTSTRVNDEIISQASRALGGIVDVTKPGASILPPVAKLTEFSQIIAETVVKSVVDQKLNREEISDVKSAVEAAKWAPEYKD
- a CDS encoding 2-hydroxycarboxylate transporter family protein; this translates as MTQKDTSAATPVEEKKTSFWSTKISGVSLPIYLIMVVVLIVAMALGKLPTNMIGPIAILVIFGNLFHFIGNKIPIVKSYLGGGSVFAIFASAAIATFGILPDAVVKSTENFVTNMGFLDFYIAALITGSILGMNRKLLMKASVRFIPVALISMIVSFFAVGLVGMLIGKGFANSVLYISLPAMAGGVGAGAVPLSTIYAHVLGTDASAIISRLIPATAMTNVLAIIGAALVARAGQSLPKLNGNGKLMEKGDLGDGKPREVKPDIAQLGVGLMVALSFFILGQICNFFVPKIHAYAFMIIIVVICKITNILPEYYEDAAIMFNNLIVKNLTAAVLAGIGIALLNLNVLASALTWQFVVLCLTSVVVISLVSGFVGRLFGLYPIESTITAGLCNNSMGGTGNVAVLSAANRMELIAFAQMGNRLGGAIVLIISGFLMQLFS
- a CDS encoding GNAT family N-acetyltransferase; translated protein: MGLTIKEVGEPNWRAVCGLTVAKNQKGFIESNARSLLEAAYDVSLHWQPLALYDGELLVGFSMIGAKQEEEMWLDRLMIDAQFQGKGYGTRFIPIILQFMRQKYGVRRIYLSIHDENEKILPYYQRFGFIDSGKYDPENGERIMFLDIE
- the kynU gene encoding kynureninase — protein: MERTFEKGIEFAKAMDLKDELRDYRKEFFLQENEIYMDGNSLGMASKPAVESLEKMIERWKVEGVRAWNDLYRYSEKIADLMAPLICASAKEVTVTGSTTANIHQALATFYHPTAKKYKILIDDLNFPTDRYAVESIVQLKGYSAAEGVKVVPSTDGQFIDEEAMIEAMTEDVAVILLPAVLYRSAQLLDMKRLTEEAHKRGILIGFDLCHGIGAVEIDFSVIQPDFAVWCTYKYLNGGFGSTAGLYINQKHFQQTPGLAGWFGNRNDTQFQLKQQFEHQPDASGWQIGSPALFSMATLEGSLQVFKAVGIATIREVSLAKTAYLMYLIDERLTAYGYSYTNKQEDSLRGGHVCVVHREAYRIAAALRDHHVVPDFREPNVIRLAPIALYTSYEDIHKVVDTLEEIVREKIYLNYSNERSAVV
- a CDS encoding Lrp/AsnC family transcriptional regulator, coding for MLDQTDLKLLKLLSKNSRTTVKNLSKEVALSEPSVKTRIQRLMDEEILNAFTVDIDYKKLGYTLPLFVKISDLTIPAQKFVSIVEEISAFVSIYAVTGEENYILFGHARSVSEVEEILSKLMAYGKVSTSIILEEKNNKKFIDDL
- a CDS encoding MFS transporter; amino-acid sequence: MENSSKKWFSLVAMSLGVFMGLLDVTVVNVALPTMQKAFDAPFTQLQWVLNAYTLVFAVTLLIVSKMGDMYGRKKVFLASLILFVIASVVNGFAPTLLVLDIGRGIQAIGGAGMMSLSMALVASNFDGKQRGLALGILGSVIGLSSASGPLVGGLLVDTFGWESIFFINLPIGIIAVLMTMRYVNETPSYGKDQKIDFLGMILSAAALFSAIYGLIEKETHINWGWTNPHVGGWMLLAVVFLALFIFVESKVESPMMNLKMFKNINFVGSVIVAFALGSGIYAFNTYLTVLMQNYIGWSAFDTGIRQLALSVWSLILGPVVGILGNKFSKKWMIVAGLLVSGAGFLFLIGQLSPTMGYAQLWPTLVMIGIANGIVNPVLNSAGLEGVAPHEMGMASGLLNVFRQFGTSFGVVILGLVEANRYAAVLNQHAASMHLPEKLTTSLINAGPFSGHQIVFSEALKNAPFAHELQKVVVNAFDKGLIQICYVAGTIVLIGAVGAAIFMRENKETIQ
- a CDS encoding PadR family transcriptional regulator, with amino-acid sequence MYDLLLLGSLITGDKTGYKLQKIVGSALQPMRKVSSGVLYPSLERLEKEGLVTSTVHEEGRKMKLWHITASGVDRFIELMKEKIPSDAKRNDRIHFKLRSLDSVSLTEQLAILEEFQSFIEKDLDFYQHAQKDMTEHQARFPENKERFRILAEAYELDIQLAKTKLTWINKQLADRKNSAQQLDTYN